The following are encoded in a window of Oncorhynchus mykiss isolate Arlee chromosome 11, USDA_OmykA_1.1, whole genome shotgun sequence genomic DNA:
- the LOC110535207 gene encoding uncharacterized protein LOC110535207, with amino-acid sequence MLERAKEHYRDVKKVLNIPMESVVFQKRKNREERMRTLFNALMASKSDAGLSSLLTSLKSGLKEPKSTTGLWFATLQSDATELSGDRDSQYNLILQKISEFQSFSNKKLPYSKEKFCLLVLSMSPNQLLRPAMQEALLFLTENVLLLLPRQLKQWYQYLKLPFPTTATAS; translated from the exons ATGCTGGAGAGAGCCAAGGAGCATTACCGGGATGTGAAGAAGGTTCTGAACATCCCAATGGAGTCAGTAGTGTTTCAAAAGAGAAA GAAccgagaggagaggatgagaactCTTTTCAATGCTCTAATGGCCTCAAAGTCCGACGCTGGTCTGTCCTCACTCCTTACCTCTCTGAAGAGTGGGCTGAAGGAGCCCAAATCCACCACTGGTCTCTG GTTTGCGACACTGCAGAGTGATGCCACAGAATTGTCTGGAGACAGAGACTCCCAATACAACCTCATACTGCAGAAGATCTCAGAGTTTCAAAGCTTCTCCAACAAAAAGCTCCCCTACTCCAAG GAGAAGTTCTGTCTCCTGGTCCTCTCCATGTCACCCAATCAGCTGCTTCGACCGGCCATGCAGGAAGCACTGCTCTTCCTCACGGAGAACGTGCTGCTGTTGTTGCCGCGGCAACTCAAACAGTGGTACCAGTACCTGAAGCTCCCCTTCCCCACCACTGCAACCGCCTCCTAA
- the LOC110536543 gene encoding uncharacterized protein LOC110536543, which produces MAEEIRRIAALLDQPLSERDQELITYVKHKFATDFKKDHSYFPEKVVTRSDTQYGLIQNGQARKNYYRRQELLSKGFFSPVNKPYKTVGMLYSDNVDLFSTWLTSEDQKSLKTQWDKKFGKNTVISSKFTQEKTKKEENVRAPPVENLNGFLQVKQYMREMVSIRRALHTGRPLIYCLRDQDKPLLLMKKPVPPKTPCDRAISADKETVPPLSMSMNQQALDPEEEENLQRIQYRKQKLFSEKLQWIYMVLCGISHMRNRDLKTLVPLNSSYVNIIMKDTEKTNILLKQSPSYNPPLNYTRQLVSLAPEDCHSISRDVWDTFISHQDTTEPSKLTTTRTTGYKALQSGPRRKVPDGDGYMPPWLLLLLDENSQYTISHTQD; this is translated from the exons ATGGCTGAAGAGATCAGGAGAATAGCTGCTCTGCTAGATCAGCCTCTGAGTGAGAGAGACCAGGAACTCATCACTTACGTCAAGCACAAGTTTGCCACCGACTTCAAGAAAG ACCACAGTTACTTCCCTGAGAAGGTTGTTACCCGCAGTGACACACAGTATGGCCTCATACAAAATGGCCAGGCCAGGAAGAACTACTACAGGAGACAGGAGCTGCTCAGTAAAGGCTTTTTCTCCCCTGTCAACAA ACCATACAAAACAGTGGGAATGCTTTACTCTGACAACGTTGATCTCTTCTCAACCTGGCTCACATCAGAGGACCAAAAGTCACTGAAG ACACAGTGGGACAAGAAGTTTGGAAAAAATACAGTGATCTCCAGCAAATTCACTCAGGAGAAGACTAAAAag GAGGAGAACGTCAGAGCCCCTCCAGTGGAGAACCTGAATGGTTTCCTCCAGGTGAAGCAGTACATGAGAGAGATGGTCTCCATCAGACGTGCTCTCCACACTGGGCGCCCCCTCATATATTGCCTCAGAGACCAG GATAAACCATTATTGCTCATGAAGAAACCTGTGCCTCCCAAGACACCATGTGACCGAGCCATATCAG CTGATAAAGAGACTGTACCACCACTGTCCATGTCCATGAACCAACAGGCACTGGacccagaggaagaggagaacctACA GAGGATACAGTACAGGAAGCAGAAGCTGTTCTCAGAGAAACTCCAGTGGATTTACATGGTCCTGTGTGGCATCTCTCACATGCGAAACAGAGATCTGAAGACACTG GTTCCTCTCAACAGCAGCTATGTGAACATCATCATGAAGGACACAGAGAAGACCAACATCCTGCTGAAGCAGTCGCCCAGCTACAACCCTCCGTTGAATTACACCAGGCAGCTGGTGTCCCTGGCCCCAGAGGACTGTCACAGCATCAGCCGTGACGTGTGGGACACCTTCATCAGTCACCAGGACACCACAG AGCCCTCGAAGTTAACCACCACCCGAACCACAGG ATATAAAGCTCTGCAGTCAGGGCCCAGGCGCAAGGTGCCTGACGGAGATGGATACATGCCCCCatggctgctactgctgctggatgAGAACAGTCAGTacacaatatcacacacacaggACTGA
- the LOC110535208 gene encoding glucose-fructose oxidoreductase domain-containing protein 1 isoform X2: MMSAAQYYPKLLSIMGNVLRFLPAFVRMKELVEEGYVGELLVCEAQVHSSSLLGKKYNWSCDDLMGGGGLHSVGTYIIDLLTFLTGQRAAKVHGFLKTFVKQTAHICGIRQITSDDFCTFQMVLEGGACCTVTLNFNVPGDFRQEVIVVGTVGRLTVSGTDLYGQKNTMDGGPELLLKDSTPLEKASLPEKAFSDIPSPYLTGTICMVQAVRQAFEDQDDRRTWDGRPLTMAATFEDCLYALCVVDTIKKSNQCGEWQNIEVMKEEPEVSPAYLISEAMRRSRMSLYC, encoded by the coding sequence ATGATGTCGGCCGCCCAGTACTACCCCAAACTGCTGAGCATTATGGGTAACGTGCTGCGCTTCCTGCCCGCCTTCGTACGGATGAAGGAGCTCGTGGAGGAGGGCTACGTGGGGGAGCTGCTGGTCTGCGAGGCCCAGGTCCACAGCAGCAGCCTGTTGGGTAAGAAGTACAACTGGAGCTGTGACGACCTGATGGGAGGTGGGGGGCTGCACTCGGTGGGTACCTACATCATCGACCTGCTCACCTTCCTGACGGGCCAGCGGGCGGCCAAAGTGCACGGCTTCCTCAAGACATTCGTCAAGCAGACGGCGCACATCTGTGGCATCCGCCAGATCACCAGCGACGACTTCTGCACCTTCCAGATGGTGCTGGAGGGCGGCGCCTGCTGCACCGTCACGCTCAACTTCAACGTGCCCGGCGACTTCCGCCAGGAGGTGATCGTGGTGGGCACGGTGGGCCGGCTGACAGTCAGCGGCACGGACCTGTACGGCCAGAAGAACACCATGGATGGAGGGCCGGAGCTACTTCTGAAGGACAGCACCCCTCTGGAGAAGGCCTCCCTACCGGAGAAGGCTTTCAGCGACATCCCCTCACCCTACCTGACAGGAACTATTTGCATGGTACAGGCGGTGCGGCAGGCCTTCGAGGACCAGGATGACCGGCGCACGTGGGATGGAAGGCCGCTGACTATGGCGGCCACCTTCGAGGACTGCCTGTACGCACTGTGCGTGGTGGACACCATCAAAAAGTCCAACCAGTGTGGCGAATGGCAGAACATTGAGGTGATGAAAGAGGAGCCCGAGGTGAGCCCGGCCTACCTGATCAGCGAGGCCATGCGGCGCAGCAGGATGTCTCTCTACTGCTAG